In a single window of the Manis pentadactyla isolate mManPen7 chromosome 14, mManPen7.hap1, whole genome shotgun sequence genome:
- the CCR4 gene encoding C-C chemokine receptor type 4 produces the protein MNPTDIADTTLDESIYNNYYLFESIPKPCTKEGIRAFGRLFLPPLYSLVFLFGLLGNSLVVLVLFKYKRLKSMTDVYLLNLAISDLLFVLSLPFWGYYAADQWVFGLSLCKIISWMYLVGFYSGIFFIMLMSIDRYLAIVHAVFSLRARTLTYGVITSVATWSVAVFASLPGFIFSTCYTERNHTYCKTKYSLHASRWKVLSSLEINILGLVIPLGIMLFCYSMIIRTLQHCKNEKKNKAVKMIFAVVVLFLGFWTPYNIVLFLEMLVELEVLQDCAFERHLDYAMQATETLAFVHCCLNPVIYFFLGEKFRKYIIQLFKTCRGSFVLCQYCRVLQMYPPDTPSSSYTQSTVDHDLHDAL, from the coding sequence ATGAACCCCACAGATATAGCGGACACCACCCTGGATGAAAGCATCTATAACAATTACTACCTCTTTGAAAGTATTCCCAAGCCATGCACAAAAGAAGGCATCAGGGCCTTTGGGAGGCTCTTCCTGCCCCCTCTCTACTCCTTGGTCTTTCTATTTGGTCTGCTTGGAAACTCCCTAGTGGTTCTGGTACTATTCAAGTACAAGCGGCTCAAATCCATGACTGACGTGTACCTGCTCAACCTCGCCATCTCAGACCTACTCTTTGTGCTCTCCCTCCCATTCTGGGGGTACTATGCTGCAGACCAGTGGGTGTTTGGACTAAGTCTATGCAAGATTATTTCCTGGATGTACTTGGTGGGCTTTTACAGTGGCATCTTCTTCATCATGCTCATGAGCATCGATAGATACCTGGCAATTGTGCATGCAGTGTTTTCCTTGAGAGCTAGGACCTTGACTTATGGGGTCATCACCAGTGTGGCCACGTGGTCAGTGGCTGTATTTGCCTCCCTTCCAGGCTTTATATTTAGCACTTGTTACACAGAGCGCAACCATACCTACTGTAAAACGAAGTACTCTCTCCATGCCTCCAGGTGGAAGGTTCTGAGCTCCCTGGAGATCAACATTCTAGGATTGGTGATCCCATTGGGGATCATGCTGTTTTGCTACTCCATGATCATTAGGACCTTGCAGCACTGTAAAAACGAGAAGAAGAACAAGGCAGTGAAGATGATCTTTGCCGTGGTGGTCCTCTTCCTCGGCTTCTGGACACCTTACAACATAGTGCTCTTCCTGGAGATGCTGGTGGAGCTGGAGGTGCTTCAGGACTGCGCCTTTGAGAGACACCTAGACTATGCCATGCAGGCCACAGAGACCCTAGCTTTTGTCCACTGCTGCCTTAACCCAGTCATCTACTTTTTCCTAGGGGAGAAATTCCGCAAGTACATCATACAGCTCTTCAAAACCTGCAGGGGCTCCTTTGTGCTCTGCCAATACTGTAGGGTCCTCCAGATGTACCCCCCTGACACGCCCAGCTCATCTTACACGCAGTCCACTGTGGATCATGACCTCCATGATGCGctgtaa